From the Methylobacterium currus genome, one window contains:
- the mutM gene encoding bifunctional DNA-formamidopyrimidine glycosylase/DNA-(apurinic or apyrimidinic site) lyase — protein sequence MPELPEVETVRRGLEPALVGARFTEVVLNRPNLRFPFPPRFVERVRGQEVTALSRRAKYLVAELSSGEALIMHLGMSGRFDVHLPDGRTVSPGDFYLEGAQGQAKHDHVRLALSNGARVVYNDARRFGFMDLVPSAGLSTCRHFAGMGIEPLGNELSGETIAALFAGKRTPLKAALLDQRLIAGLGNIYVCEALHRAKLHPEAPAGTLADAAGRPTAKAKRLATVIRDVLTEAVAAGGSTLRDYVHTDGSQGAFQHAFRVYDREGLGCTARGCRGVVRRLVQSGRSTFYCETCQPR from the coding sequence ATGCCCGAACTGCCCGAAGTCGAGACCGTGCGCCGCGGCCTGGAGCCCGCCCTGGTCGGCGCCCGCTTCACCGAGGTCGTGCTGAACCGGCCGAACCTGCGCTTTCCGTTTCCGCCCCGCTTCGTCGAGCGCGTGCGGGGCCAGGAGGTCACGGCCCTGTCGCGGCGCGCGAAGTATCTGGTGGCCGAGCTGTCCTCCGGCGAGGCGCTGATCATGCATCTCGGGATGAGCGGGCGCTTCGACGTGCACCTGCCCGATGGCCGCACCGTTTCGCCCGGCGACTTCTACCTCGAAGGCGCGCAGGGTCAGGCCAAGCACGACCACGTCCGGCTCGCGCTCTCGAACGGCGCCCGGGTCGTCTACAACGACGCCCGCCGCTTCGGCTTCATGGACCTGGTGCCGTCTGCCGGCCTCTCGACCTGCCGCCACTTCGCCGGCATGGGCATCGAGCCGCTCGGCAACGAACTCTCGGGCGAGACGATCGCGGCGCTGTTCGCGGGCAAGCGCACGCCGCTCAAGGCCGCGCTCCTCGACCAGCGGCTGATCGCGGGGCTGGGCAACATCTACGTCTGCGAGGCGCTGCACCGGGCCAAGCTCCATCCGGAAGCCCCGGCCGGCACGCTGGCGGATGCCGCCGGCCGCCCGACCGCGAAGGCCAAGCGCCTCGCCACGGTGATCCGCGACGTGCTGACCGAGGCGGTGGCGGCGGGCGGCTCGACCTTGCGCGACTATGTCCACACCGACGGCAGCCAGGGGGCGTTCCAGCACGCCTTCCGGGTCTATGACCGGGAGGGGCTGGGCTGCACGGCGCGGGGCTGCCGCGGGGTGGTGCGGCGGCTGGTGCAGTCGGGGCGGTCGACGTTCTACTGTGAGACGTGCCAGCCGCGGTGA
- the ubiE gene encoding bifunctional demethylmenaquinone methyltransferase/2-methoxy-6-polyprenyl-1,4-benzoquinol methylase UbiE encodes MAGDETSTDFGFERVRLAEKQDRVNEVFRSVAKRYDLMNDLMSGGLHRAWKSAFVSTLRPSRTRPFRLLDVAGGTGDIAFRTLEAGGPDTKVTVLDINEAMLGVGRERAGHRYGSRIDFVAGNAESLPLPSETFDAYTIAFGIRNVPRIELALREAHRVLKVGGRFLCLEFSHVDVPGLDKIYEAYSFKVIPRLGSLVAGDKESYQYLVESIRRFPTPGSFSRMIEEAGFGHVTHRPLSGGICAIHSGWKLA; translated from the coding sequence ATGGCCGGCGACGAGACCAGCACCGATTTCGGCTTCGAGCGCGTCAGGCTCGCGGAGAAGCAGGACCGCGTCAACGAGGTCTTCCGCTCGGTGGCCAAGCGTTACGACCTGATGAACGACCTGATGTCGGGGGGACTGCACCGGGCGTGGAAGAGCGCCTTCGTGTCGACGTTGCGCCCCTCGCGCACCCGGCCGTTCCGGCTGCTCGACGTCGCCGGCGGCACCGGCGACATCGCGTTCCGGACGCTGGAGGCCGGTGGGCCCGACACCAAGGTGACGGTCCTCGACATCAACGAGGCGATGCTCGGCGTCGGCCGCGAGCGGGCCGGCCACCGCTACGGCTCGCGGATCGATTTCGTCGCCGGCAACGCCGAGTCGCTGCCGCTGCCGTCGGAGACCTTCGACGCCTACACCATCGCCTTCGGCATCCGGAACGTGCCGCGGATCGAGCTGGCGCTCCGGGAAGCCCATCGGGTGCTGAAGGTCGGCGGGCGCTTCCTGTGCCTCGAATTCTCCCATGTCGACGTGCCGGGGCTCGACAAGATCTACGAGGCCTACTCGTTCAAGGTCATCCCGCGCCTCGGCTCGCTGGTCGCCGGCGACAAGGAATCCTACCAGTACCTCGTCGAGTCGATCCGCCGCTTCCCGACCCCCGGCAGCTTCTCCCGGATGATCGAGGAGGCGGGCTTCGGCCACGTCACCCACCGGCCGCTCTCGGGCGGCATCTGCGCGATTCATTCCGGCTGGAAGCTCGCGTGA
- the ubiB gene encoding 2-polyprenylphenol 6-hydroxylase encodes MLSLVAHLARGIHVGWVMAREGALAFVDAAELPPHLRLVLRLGRKLERPGLGPGRLPAALTRLGPSYVKFGQFLATRPDIVGMAAARDLERLQDRVPPFPQAVAVATLEATLGKPLSELFTSFSEPIAAASIAQVHKAHLREPDGTERVIAVKIMRPGVRERFARDIQAMRFMARVVEALRPEAERLRPREVVETLARSVAMEMDLRLEAAALSELAENIKDDPEFRVPQPVWELTGRDVLASEWIDGIRLNDREAIVAAGHDVAALGRTVIQSFLRHAIRDGFFHADMHPGNLFVDPAGRLVAVDFGIMGRLGLKERRFLAEILLGFILRDYRRVAEVHFEAGYVPSHHSVDDFAQAIRAIGEPIHQRRADEISMAKVLTLLFDVTALFDMSTRTELVMLQKTMVVVEGVARSLDPRLDMWTTAEPVVRAWLARNLGPIGRADQARRAVLTLAEVVADVPDLAQRAKRVLVRLDEEGLREVSRVERRIRTETKRMVWSTLALWVIAGSLLAIALR; translated from the coding sequence GTGCTGAGCCTCGTCGCCCACCTCGCGCGGGGCATCCATGTCGGCTGGGTGATGGCCCGCGAGGGCGCCCTCGCCTTCGTGGACGCCGCCGAGCTGCCGCCGCACCTGCGCCTCGTCCTGCGGCTCGGCCGCAAGCTCGAACGGCCGGGCCTCGGCCCCGGCCGCCTGCCCGCGGCGCTGACGCGGCTCGGGCCGTCCTACGTCAAGTTCGGCCAGTTCCTGGCGACGAGGCCCGACATCGTCGGCATGGCGGCGGCCCGCGACCTGGAGCGGCTGCAGGACCGGGTGCCGCCCTTCCCGCAAGCGGTCGCGGTCGCAACCCTCGAAGCCACGCTCGGCAAGCCGCTCTCGGAGCTGTTCACCTCGTTCAGCGAGCCCATCGCCGCCGCCTCGATCGCCCAGGTGCACAAGGCGCACCTGCGCGAGCCCGACGGCACCGAGCGGGTGATCGCGGTCAAGATCATGCGGCCGGGGGTGCGCGAGCGCTTCGCCCGCGACATCCAGGCGATGCGCTTCATGGCCCGGGTGGTCGAGGCCCTGCGCCCCGAGGCCGAGCGCCTGCGCCCGCGCGAGGTGGTGGAGACCCTGGCCCGCTCCGTCGCGATGGAGATGGACCTGCGGCTCGAGGCCGCCGCCCTCTCGGAACTCGCCGAGAACATCAAGGACGATCCCGAGTTCCGGGTGCCGCAGCCGGTCTGGGAGCTGACCGGCCGCGACGTGCTGGCGAGCGAGTGGATCGACGGCATCCGCCTCAACGACCGTGAGGCGATCGTGGCGGCCGGGCACGACGTCGCGGCCCTGGGTCGAACCGTGATCCAGTCCTTCCTGCGCCACGCGATCCGGGACGGCTTCTTCCACGCCGACATGCATCCGGGCAACCTGTTCGTCGATCCCGCAGGGCGGCTGGTGGCGGTCGATTTCGGCATCATGGGCCGGCTCGGCCTGAAGGAGCGCCGTTTCCTGGCGGAGATTCTCTTGGGCTTCATCCTGCGCGACTATCGCCGGGTGGCGGAGGTGCATTTCGAGGCCGGCTACGTGCCCTCCCACCACTCCGTCGACGATTTCGCGCAGGCCATCCGGGCGATCGGCGAGCCGATCCACCAGCGCCGGGCCGACGAGATCTCGATGGCGAAGGTTCTGACGCTGCTCTTCGACGTCACCGCGCTCTTCGACATGAGCACCCGCACCGAGCTGGTGATGCTCCAGAAGACCATGGTGGTGGTCGAGGGCGTCGCCCGCTCGCTCGATCCGCGCCTCGACATGTGGACCACCGCCGAGCCGGTGGTGCGCGCCTGGCTCGCCCGCAATCTCGGCCCCATCGGCCGGGCCGACCAGGCCCGCCGCGCGGTGCTGACGCTGGCCGAGGTGGTGGCGGACGTGCCCGACCTCGCCCAGCGGGCGAAGCGCGTGCTGGTGCGCCTCGACGAGGAGGGCCTGCGCGAGGTGTCCCGCGTCGAGCGCCGCATCCGCACCGAGACCAAGCGGATGGTGTGGTCGACCCTGGCGCTCTGGGTGATCGCCGGGTCGCTTCTGGCGATCGCGTTGCGGTGA
- a CDS encoding ABC transporter substrate-binding protein — protein sequence MSLVALRAALFAAASLYALAAPALSAEPRLSDGKVKLAVLNDMSSVYADSTGRGSVIAAEMAVKDFGGTLDGKPIEVVFADHQNKPDVGSNIARQWYDREGVDVILDVPTSSVALAVQQVAKEKGKLLIVSGGGTSDLTGPQCSPTGIQWTYDTYALSHVSGNAAVKKGLDSWAFVTADYAFGHALERDAIAEVKRSGGKVVSTVRAPFATADFSSFLLQAQASKAKLIAFANAGGDTVNAIKQAHEFGIVQGGQTLLALLINIDDVHSLGIEVAQGLLLTTAFYWDRTPETRAFATRFKEKAGLMPTMHQAGVYSSVLHYLKAVQAAGTDDAKTVIAKMRETPVNDMFATNGKIREDGRMVHDMYLMQVKTPKESTGEWDLYKLIATVPGDEAFRPLAEGGCPLVKAAQ from the coding sequence ATGTCCCTCGTCGCCCTCCGCGCCGCGCTCTTCGCCGCCGCGTCGCTCTACGCCCTCGCTGCCCCGGCCCTCTCCGCCGAGCCGCGCCTGAGCGACGGCAAGGTCAAGCTCGCCGTGCTCAACGACATGTCGAGCGTCTACGCCGATTCCACCGGCCGCGGCTCGGTGATCGCCGCCGAGATGGCGGTGAAGGACTTTGGGGGCACCCTCGACGGCAAGCCGATCGAGGTCGTCTTCGCCGACCACCAGAACAAGCCCGATGTCGGCTCCAACATCGCCCGGCAATGGTACGACCGGGAGGGCGTCGACGTGATCCTCGACGTGCCGACCTCCTCGGTGGCGCTCGCCGTGCAGCAGGTCGCCAAGGAGAAGGGCAAGCTGCTCATCGTCTCGGGCGGCGGCACCTCGGACCTCACCGGGCCGCAATGCTCCCCGACCGGGATCCAGTGGACCTACGACACCTACGCCCTCTCGCACGTATCCGGGAATGCCGCGGTGAAGAAGGGCCTCGACAGCTGGGCCTTCGTCACCGCCGACTACGCCTTCGGCCACGCCCTCGAGCGCGACGCCATCGCGGAGGTGAAGCGCTCCGGCGGCAAGGTGGTCTCCACCGTCCGCGCGCCCTTCGCCACCGCCGACTTCTCGTCCTTCCTGCTCCAGGCCCAGGCCTCGAAGGCCAAGCTCATCGCCTTCGCCAATGCCGGCGGCGACACCGTCAACGCGATCAAGCAGGCGCACGAATTCGGCATCGTCCAAGGCGGCCAGACCCTGCTGGCGCTGCTCATCAACATCGACGACGTCCACAGCCTCGGCATCGAGGTGGCGCAGGGCCTGCTCCTCACCACGGCCTTCTACTGGGACCGCACGCCCGAGACCCGCGCCTTCGCCACCCGCTTCAAGGAGAAGGCCGGGCTGATGCCGACGATGCACCAGGCGGGGGTCTATTCCTCGGTGCTGCACTACCTGAAGGCCGTGCAGGCCGCCGGCACCGACGACGCGAAGACCGTGATCGCCAAGATGCGCGAGACGCCGGTCAACGACATGTTCGCGACGAACGGCAAGATTCGCGAGGACGGCCGCATGGTCCACGACATGTACCTGATGCAGGTGAAGACCCCGAAGGAATCGACCGGCGAGTGGGACCTCTACAAGCTCATCGCCACCGTACCGGGCGACGAGGCCTTCCGGCCGCTGGCGGAAGGCGGGTGCCCGCTGGTGAAGGCGGCGCAATAG
- a CDS encoding FAD-dependent monooxygenase, which produces MTTDTVDRVLVAGGGIAGLAVRRALHRRGLASLTLERRGGPAEAGLAINLPGNAVRVLAQLGLLDELRAVGTRLRRREYRTERDRLLFAVDEEAFWGSEIGPHCLRRADLLRLLQLGLAPDDLRHGAGIVAGRQTEQGVEVDLEDGTVETGGLLVGADGVHSRVRRSLFDDRAPGAALLASQSWRVMVPNPGVEAWTLWAGAGALFLLIPVDRGEAYAWISASDGSGEGLDPAGLRQAFASFPRLVRDTLEAALAQPAGLHHSPLEEVRIPAWTRDRAVLVGDAAHATAPVWAQGAALALEDALVLADLLAGASDWRSVGRDYERLRRPRVAHVQAMTDRLSRTARLPGWARTLLLPMIGPRSYRATYAPLRTAVTA; this is translated from the coding sequence ATGACCACGGACACAGTCGATCGCGTCCTCGTCGCCGGCGGCGGCATCGCCGGCCTGGCGGTCCGGCGCGCCCTGCACCGGCGCGGCCTTGCCTCTCTCACCCTGGAACGGCGCGGCGGCCCGGCGGAAGCGGGCCTCGCCATCAACCTGCCCGGCAACGCGGTCCGTGTGCTCGCGCAGCTCGGCCTGCTGGATGAGCTCCGGGCGGTCGGCACGCGCCTGCGCCGGCGCGAGTACCGCACCGAGCGCGACCGCCTGCTCTTCGCCGTGGACGAGGAGGCATTCTGGGGCTCGGAGATAGGGCCGCACTGCCTGCGTCGCGCCGACCTGCTGCGCCTCCTGCAACTCGGCCTCGCCCCGGACGATCTCCGCCACGGCGCCGGGATCGTTGCGGGCCGGCAGACCGAACAGGGTGTGGAGGTCGATCTCGAGGACGGGACGGTCGAGACGGGTGGCCTGCTCGTCGGTGCGGATGGCGTGCATTCGCGGGTCCGGCGCAGCCTGTTCGACGATCGGGCGCCGGGCGCGGCGCTGCTGGCCTCGCAGAGCTGGCGCGTCATGGTGCCCAATCCGGGCGTCGAGGCCTGGACGCTGTGGGCCGGCGCCGGGGCCTTGTTCCTGCTCATCCCGGTCGATCGCGGGGAGGCCTATGCCTGGATCTCGGCGAGCGACGGTTCCGGGGAGGGGCTCGACCCGGCCGGCCTGCGGCAGGCCTTCGCGTCATTTCCGCGCTTGGTCCGCGACACGCTGGAGGCGGCGCTCGCGCAGCCCGCCGGCCTCCATCACTCGCCGCTGGAGGAGGTCCGCATTCCGGCCTGGACCCGCGACCGGGCCGTCCTCGTCGGCGATGCCGCCCACGCGACTGCCCCCGTCTGGGCTCAGGGCGCCGCCCTGGCGCTCGAGGACGCCCTGGTCCTGGCCGACCTGCTGGCCGGAGCGAGCGACTGGCGTTCCGTCGGCAGGGATTACGAGCGGCTGCGCCGGCCGCGGGTCGCGCATGTGCAGGCCATGACCGATCGCCTGTCGCGCACGGCGCGGCTGCCGGGCTGGGCGAGGACCCTGCTTCTCCCGATGATCGGGCCGCGCAGCTACCGGGCGACCTATGCGCCGCTCCGCACGGCGGTGACGGCCTGA